The nucleotide sequence gtgttattatgagttgtgtatatgtgtgtgtgtagtgtgttattatgagttgtgtgtatgtgtgtgtgttatgagttgcgtgtgtatgttatgtgtgtattgtgtatgttttatgtgtgtgtgttgttatgtgtgtatgtgtgttgtgtatgttgtgtttgtgtgttatgtatagtgtgtgtgttgagttgtgtgttgtgtatgttatgtgtgtgtgtagtgtgtattgttatgagttttgagtgtatgtgtgtgttgtatatgttatgtgtgtgttatttgtgtactgtgtgtgttatgtgtgtagtgtgtgtgttatgtgttatgtgttatgtgtgtatgtgtgtgtggtgTATTATAAGTaacgtatgtatgtgtgtgttttttatatattatgtgtgtgtgtgcagtgtatgttgtttgtatgtgtgtatattatgtgtgtgttgtgtatgttatgagttgtgtgtgttgtgtatgttaatgAGTTATGTGTGTAGTTTATGtagtttgtgtgttgtgtgtatgttatgagttgtgtgtgtgttatgagttgtgtgtgtgttgtgtatgttttgtgtgtattgatatgagttgtgtgttgtgtgtgtttgtgtgttgtgtatatgtgtgttttgtgtgtagtgtgtagtgtgtttatgtgtgtgcagtgtgttgtgtgtgttatttgtgtgttgtttgtgtgtgtgttatgagttgtgtgtgttgtgtgtgttatttgtgggttgtttgtgtgtgtgttatgagttgtgtgtgttgtgtgtattgtttgtgtgtttgttgtgtgttgtgtatatgtgtgtgttgtgtgtgtgttatgagttgtgtgtgttgtttgtgtgtgtgttatttgtgtgtgtgttatgagttgtgtgtgttgtgtgtgttatctgtgtgttgtttgtgtgtattgatatgagttgtgtgttgtgtatgttatgtgtgttgtgtgtgtgtattttgtatattgtatgttgtgtgtgtgtctatgttatgagttttgtgtgtgttgtgtgtagtgtgtgtgtattgtgtgtgcgtGTTGTTTgtctgttatgagttgtgtgtgtatatgttgttattagttgtgtgtatgtatatgttatgtgtgtgtggtgtgtgtgtgtagtgtattgtttgtgtgtagtgtattgtgttatgagttgtgtgtattgtgtgtattgtttgtgtgtatgttatgagttgtgtgtgtatatgttgttatgagttgtgtgtatatgttatgtgtgtgtggtgtgtgtttgtgtgtgtcgtgtattgtgtgtgtgtagtgtgtgttataagtagtgtgtattgtttgtgtgtatatgttgcgtgtgtgtgttgttgttataagttgtgtatgttgtgtgtgtgtgtgtgttgtgtaagttgtgtgtgtgtgttatgtgtagtgtgagttgtgtgtatgtgtgtgtgttgtttgtatgtGTGGTTTGTGTTAAGTtgcgtatatatgtgtgtgttttgtatatgttatgtgtgtgtatgtatgttatttgtatgtgtgtattgtgtatactatatatgtgttgtatatgttatatgtgtgttgtgtatgttgtgtgtgtagtgtgtattattatgagttatgtatgttttgtgtgttgtgtatgttatgtatagtgtgtagtgtgttgttgtgagttatgtatgttttgtatataatgtgtattgttatgagttatgtttatatatgtttgtgtgttgtgtgcgTGTAGTATGTGTtggttgtgtgttgtttgtgtgtattatgagttgtgtgtgtatgagGTGTGTTATAAGTtgcatatgtatgtgtgtgtgtgttagtgtatgttatttgtatgtgtgttgtgtatgtgtgtgttatgagttgtttgtgtatgtgtgtgtagtgtgttgtatgagttatatatggaaatgagatattaaaatttGGAAAGGAATATATGTTAATGCCAAACTTGAAAGTATATAGACACGTAAagccacatataaaaaaaaaaatactggaaTTTAGTATTATTTGAATTTGTATGCGGATTCGGATTCGTTTAACCCGATCCGTTTGCTCACCCAATTAGGCTCTCTTCGTTACATTAGCCTATCTTGTAGATCGAAGTTTGCTCACCCAATAAGATCATAGGTGTTTATACACATCATTTAACGGTTGAGATGCTTTCAGCCAATGGATCTCATCCGTTAGATCGATGTGGACAAACATGGGAAAACAAAACCGGATGGTACGATTTAGGACCTGCTTGGAGCAATCGGCGCCAAGAGCGGCGTCCGcaggctcctcctccgcctcctcgattTCTCCGGCCACTTCTTGGCCTCCGCCGCCACCTTCGTAGAGTCCCCGGCGTTTCGAATACTCCTCACCTCCGTTGTCCCCGACGACGCGCTAGCGGTGCTCCGGAAGTCCGATCACGGTGGAGGGTGAAGAGTGCCGCACAACCCCGCCAGAACCTTGAGAAGAGATAGGCAGTTTCTGCTCATATTTTGCTTGAAGGTGACAGAGATAGCATATACGCACCGTGGTAGCCCGCGAGCTCCGTTTATACTCTCGTGATCCGAAACGCCTACTCTAAAATCCTCAAAACCCCTTCTTTCTTTGGCGGCGCCTCTTCGCCACCGATGGAAGTGGTGATCGCCTCCTCCCCGGTCGACGTCGGCATCGGTTGTTGGGACCTACGCTCGGGCTCCGAGCAGCTCCGGTACCGCTCGTGCTCCTCCGCTTCACGTGGCCTCTTCTCCATAGTCGGCCGCTATCTCGCTTCCTCGCAGCTCCGCGATTCCCCTTCCTTCGCCTCTTGCCCCATTTTCTTCTGGTCCTGGGATAAGGTGAGTCCTAATTCGAACCTTTCTTCCACATCTCCACTTCACGCCCTGTTTCATACTCGTGTTGGATAAACGATCTCATAATTCTCGCTCTATGTTTCAGCCTCAGGTGGAAGTTAGGAGCTTCCCGGCTGAGCCGATTGGACCGCTTGTTTCCAATTCAGAAGGCACTTACATCATGGGAGGAGGACCATCCGGCATCATCTACCAATGGGAGGTAATCTTTTGCTTTTCCACTTCTGATTTCTTATGCAAGATTTGCTTTTTCTGTCGTCTTCTCTTTAAGACACTGGTATGAGAATTTTCCGTTTGTTCCTGCAAGATTTGCTTTTCGACTTCTGACTACTGCATATGTTCCAGATATGGAGCCTATCTGAGGGTTTGTTATTGAGGAGCATTACGTTTCCTTCCATAATTGATGCTATTGTAATTTGTCCTGGGGAGCATGTGTTCTATGCTGGTGGTCGAGATGGCAAAATATATATTGCAGCGCTAAATGCTGAATGCAACCGCAATAGCATACACGGGATGTTCATCATTGGTGCCTTATATGATCACAGGTCTCAATATGCTGTTAGTCAGTTTTGATAATcacttatatacatgtatatatttaccaACATTTGTGTTTTGTGTGTTCTGGCAAATTTCTATGAAGAGACTATACTGTATATATCTAATTTGTGTTCTTAGATATATCAGAGGTTTGTTGTATTTGATGCTTTTTATTTCCAAATTGCCTTTATCTTGATGTTTTAGTTTTGAATTTTTCATGTAAGCTTGTCATTCTGCATTTCCTCAAAAGTCAATTTAACTTTACCTTTGGGTCTTGGAATTTTACATCTCACCATCTTTTCCTGCCCTTATTGTTTGTTCGGCTGCATCCAGTATAACAGTAGCAGAAGACCTGGGGTTCCAAGAGTCTGTTTACCAAAGGTtttgcttattttttattttttttttccaaaagactTTAATCGCTTTCTTTTATAAGAAATATTTagctgaaatatttttttgactttaACATTTTACATTAGAGAGATACATAACTAAAGTAATTTAGCTTGCAGTTTGACTTGCATGCATGCTTATATGCACTAATATATAGGTGTAACTTCAATGGTTAGTCTAAGCTCTGTGGGTAATCATAATTGTTTCATGTTTTGTTGACCCTTGTTAAGTTTCAATTGGGAAATCGTCATTGTCTTGTTACTGCAAGATGTGATAGACATATTTGTACTTCAAGTGCACTTTCTGTATCTTGTATATTGATTCAATCacaattttgctttcttcttcagCATTTTCCTTTTTGTGATTTAATTTAAGCTGTTTTTGTCATCCAGTAAGGCAATAACATGCCTAGCATTTAGCACGGATGGAGTTACTCTAGTGTCTGGGACTGAAGATGGTATTGTCAGAGTTTGGGATACGAAAACCAAGCATGTTACTCGTGTTTTGAAACATGCGAAAGGTACATCAATAACTaggatattattataaaaaatgttTAAATTACTTCGGATGCCTAAGTATGTGATGCTCTTTCCTCTTCCTGTCATGACATGTGCATGTAATGGATTCCTATGTTACTATGATTTCTAATTATGTATTTACTTGGACCTTTCACTATCAATAGATGCACAAGTTATGATTAGTGGTGTAAGGAGAGATAGGGGaagattaaaaaaatctttattagtCAATTAAAAAATGATATGTCGATTCTTAGTTTAAttagtgatatatttttttttgcaaCGGACGAGTAGTGAAGGCGGGATTTGAGCTCGGTAGTTTGTCAAAATCTTTATATGCTAAGTTAGCTAGGACTTTCACAATATGTTTGATGAGATTTCAAACCTTTAATCTTAATCAGTGATATTACCTACAATAGAGCAAAATTGTGGATAGAATTCCAATAAAcaattgaactaaatagacttaataaacattattcaaaagctcagaaaaaaggtCCTAACATATTTTTAGTCATACATGCATAAACAAAAAGGATCTATGTTGATGCTTCTGTTCTATGCATGACGTATTGCTTATTTTCAAGCTTTATTATCTATATAATTACCCAGTTTTCATAGACTGaatccttttatttatttattatggatTATTCTCCATTTTTTGAAAACTTGTTTGAAGTTGTTGAAAATTGAAATCTTCATTATCACCATGATACTTCACTTCCCTAACTGCATACAAATTCATGTTGATATATTCTTAATTGTAATTATGCACTTTGATGCACCTCCCCTTTAATCCGGAAAAAAACAATACGATACGGTTGTATGTTTGTTGCAGTGACTACTAATTTAGACCTCAACTTTTAGTTTCTTTTCCTAATGATTAATAGTTAACAAGTAGGAGGCTTAAATTGATGGTTGATTTTTTGTGACAGGTCCTATCAACAATGTTCTTATAGTTAGACAGCCATTACTTCGAAATCCTATATCAGTGAACAGGAAGCATTTGAATTTGTCATTGCCACCCCCACTGAGCAAGTATGTTGATTCTACAGATGCAGAAGTTAAAACTAATGCTATTGTATTGCTTCAGTCTCCTTGCCATGATCCAGAAGAAATAAGATTTTGCAGCTCATATGTGATGGAGAGGCAAATAAAAGAGCTTCAGGTATCTTACTTATCTATGATACCCATTTTCTGCTGAAAGCGTTGAACTTACAAGATGGCAGCTGGTGCTGCATGCCATCAATGTTGAAATGTTGAAGACAATGAAACACATAGGTGCCTTTTATTTTCACTGGAACAGAAGAAGAGTTATCACAAGGCAAATGACATTTCCATGTAATTTGGAAACCTCTTATAAATATTGTACAAGCAGAGACTTTGGTAACACTAAATTCTATTATAAAGATCTACATGCAAAATTTTTACCATGGGACCAAATCTTACACCCACATCCAAGCTGCATGGTTTGGCCATTCAATGTAATTTTGCAAATGTTAAGTCCATGTATTGCCTGTGATTTATCACTGTGTGTCAAAAGCTAGAGCCAAGTTTCAAAACCCATGTCTTTTTGTCATCCTCTCTTGATAAGATGTACAAGTAATTGCTTTTTTATAGAAACTTCACTGAAGCCTTGCGATAAGGAGTCCACGGAATCAGTAATTCTAGCACGATATAAAAGATGGTACCTGGAGAAACCCAAGATTACACTAAACCATAGTAAGAGATGGCTTTCATGATTACACTAAAGCTGTTCTTATGCTGCTGCTTTTAGCTGTCGCTCACCTGGGTTCCATCCATCAGCTCATTTACACAGAGAGACTGCATGTCCTGATGCAACTTCTTCCACTGCTGAACCAGTTGTGTTTTCCTTTTACATTCCAGCCTAAGTCTTTCCATCTCCATTTCAGCACCACCTGAAGTGTTCTGTTTCTGAAGgggaaaacaaagaaagaaacagaAATGTCATCATCAGCACTCAGCAGTGTGCTTGTTTCTTGATCATTTAGAGAGGCCAAGTTCATATGAAAACAGACAATGTCCTTGAAGAATGCCAGATTATATCATGAGCTAAAGACCATAAAATTGAACCATTCAAGTAGAGATAAAAGGCCATAATTCTTCTTTAAAGACTATTGTCTCTTGGCACTGAACCTCCTTCCCAGATATGGATACCAGCATTCCAGAATTATCAAACAGGGAAGGACATGGCACCTTCTTCAAACAGCTACTCTTTTTGTTCACTAACAATTGTGTGGGGCATTACACAAATTTTGAGCCCAAGCAATCAAGCATGCAGGAAGAGTTTTGATTTCATAAACAAGAGGCTTCACTTCTTATCACATATGCATTTCTTTTCAGAAAGTAGAGGTTTTACAAGACACGGATGTCATGGCAAAGTTATCTGTAAGAGGTtagtgagaagcattttgattcttCATGGATCAAATAGTCAAAGTAATAGCCTAAGTTGGactaattagaaaaaaatatcaagGCTTTTGTGATGATAAAAAATGAATTAAAAGTGATAGAATAAAAAACTTCATCATTAGCAACAAGCAATATGGAAAGTTTCTCCAGCTACAAATGCATTCATTCTAGCATATTCCTTTCAGGCACGTGCCCAGACTGGTATAGTTTTGTGCAATGTATGATAA is from Musa acuminata AAA Group cultivar baxijiao chromosome BXJ3-8, Cavendish_Baxijiao_AAA, whole genome shotgun sequence and encodes:
- the LOC135645729 gene encoding protein ROOT INITIATION DEFECTIVE 3-like, producing MEVVIASSPVDVGIGCWDLRSGSEQLRYRSCSSASRGLFSIVGRYLASSQLRDSPSFASCPIFFWSWDKPQVEVRSFPAEPIGPLVSNSEGTYIMGGGPSGIIYQWEIWSLSEGLLLRSITFPSIIDAIVICPGEHVFYAGGRDGKIYIAALNAECNRNSIHGMFIIGALYDHSKAITCLAFSTDGVTLVSGTEDGIVRVWDTKTKHVTRVLKHAKGPINNVLIVRQPLLRNPISVNRKHLNLSLPPPLSKYVDSTDAEVKTNAIVLLQSPCHDPEEIRFCSSYVMERQIKELQVSYLSMIPIFC